Within Vicia villosa cultivar HV-30 ecotype Madison, WI linkage group LG1, Vvil1.0, whole genome shotgun sequence, the genomic segment TTATTCCAACAACAATTTATCACATGTTATGGGTTCCTATTCATGTTTCTAATTATGGGTTATCCATATAAAACATTAAACATGACAAGATCATAAAATCTCATTGATTTAACACAAGCCATAACATTATGAAATCTATGAAATTGAGAGATAAATACTTATCATACTActacacattgcatacatataTAATTAAGATAATGGAATTCTTCCCCTTACCTTGAATCAAATTCCTTCTTtttcaagaatctctcaaatctCCTCTTCTTTCTCTACTCCTCTCTTTTCCCCTAAAAGATAGTATATCCTCTAAAACCATATTTTCCTTTCTATCATCTCTTAAGTTAATTgagcttaacccaccaatccacataaaattatatttctaccacttaggcccaattagttatatctccctaataacttaattaacccaaTAGCACAAttacacacataattaaatagttatcatatcaaataataattaaataaataaaataataaataaaaacaccaaataaaataactaataaaaatcGAGATGTTACGAAAACAAGTGTTAAATTTTTCTCATTGTAGGTCGAGTGCGCTAAGTGGGTTTCAACACGGGCTAAGCGGGTTTgcaattttttagattttatatattcatttgtacatcattttttatgTTACTGTTTGGGGAATTTTTGCTTGTTAGATGCTCCAAAAGTTAAAattgaagatgagaagccttCTTGGTTTTGTTGTGAAACTTGACACATTTGGAAAAAAGAGGTTATTGCTCTAAAAGCCAAATTGAACAAGGTGTTAGAACCAAAAGTCACATTTTCTATTGATCCAACAAAGTTTAAACGGTCATTAATAGTACCTTACAAAATGTATAATTTTGTTGAAAAGGAATCAAATAGAAAAGGTCATTCTCATCATCATTTGAATTGTCACTATTGTTGAAAAAAAGTTCATACTATTGCAAAATATAAATTTAGGAGAATTATTATAGACTTGGAAAATAAGAAGGGATACGTGACTTATAGAGACAATAACAAATTTGATATACTTGGAAAAGGTAGTGTCGGTAATCCCTCTTCTATTACTATTAAATATGTTATGTTTGTTGAAAGCCTTAAACATAATATACTTAGCATTAGTTAATTACGCAATAAAGGATACAAAATAGATTTCACAAATGAatgttgcataattgaatataatgAGAAGAAAGATCAATCGTTTAAGGGCTTGAGGGAAACAATTTCTATATGCTTAACTTGGATGATATGTCTTTGACAAGCACTAAATGTTTAGTAACCATGAATGAAGAATCTTGGTTATGACATAGACGCTTAGCTCATGTCAATTTCTCaaattaaattttcaaaagaCCACTTACGCGATAAATGCCAAATAGGAAAGCATACAAGAGTCTctttaaaatctaaaaacattgtttcaactTCTAGACCTCTTGAGCTTCTCCATATGGATCGTTTTGGTCCTTCACAGACTAAAAGCTTGGGTGGTAACTACTATGGTTTTGTTATCGTAGACGATTATTCTAGATATTTTTAGACCATCTTTTTACATAGTAGAGAGTAGAGACAACCTTTTCGACTTTCACTAGTTTAGAAAAGTtgtctcaaaataaaataaatttgaatattGTTGCAATACGAAGCGATCATGGAGGTGAATttgaaaatccaaaataaaatgaatttgaaTATTGTTGCAATACGAAGAGATCATGGAGGTGAATTTGAAAACCACCTCTTTGATGATTACTATGATAAACATGTCATTGAACTTAATTTTTTCTCTCCAAGAACCCACAAAAAATTGGTGTTGTGGAGCGCAAAAATAGAGTTTTAGAGGAGTTGGACGAAGTTTGCACTCACTGGACCCGGCTCCGTTTTAATGATGATAGTGTGAAGAAGgatgataaataaaatatatatatcatgACCGAATGGAAAGTGATCCAAGATAGATTCATGAAAACAGATGACATCATGAAATTGCACATCAAAAATCAACTTAGGAAGATTGTATATCTAAAAACAACGGATTTGAAACCACCGCCGAACTGATTAAAACAAAAGGTTCCCCTAAAAAGGTAAAATCGGATTAAAGTGACAACTCCACGAGACGGTCTCCTTCGTATTTTGAGCATGTAACTCACATTTTTCGAATTCTCTAACTCCAAAATCCCTAAAAAAAATtctagatttgatgataagcttgatcATGAAAAGTAAAAGTTAGTTGAAAAGTTTGCAGATATAGAGTTACCTATTCAGGCTATGAAGGTAATGAAGCTGCTACAAAAGAGCAAGAGATACAGGACTATGGAGATGCTCAACCAGAAGCTATTGATGCTCAGACTCCTCAGAGGAAGCACAAACAAAGATCTTCATATTTTGAAGAATTGATTTTGGGTGACAATACTGAACCAGTCAAAACCAAATCCTCCTTCAAGCCTTTTGAAGAGACTCTCCTGGGTTTGGTGTCCCTCTTAGAACCTACATTCGCTGATGAAGCGCTTTTGGACACAGAGCGGATTCTGAAAATGCAACAAGAACTCAATCAATTCTCAATTAATGATGTGTGGGATCTTGTGCCCATATCCAGAGGAAATCATGTGATTAGGAACCAAGTGGATATTTAGAAACAAGCTCAACGAATAAGAATAAGTGAATGAAACAAATGTAATTTCAGAATGTTCACTTTCTCAAAATGGGAAAATGAGACTCTGAggtatgtatttatttttttcccTTCTGGAATGTGAGGCTTTTGAAAATTAAAGTTCTCATGTATTAGAAGCGTCCTATGTGAGAATCTTTTCTTTTGAAAAACTTTTGTCCTCTGGAAACTAAAGATTTTAATTCATTAATGAGCTGTCAGGATAGTGAAAGGTTAATGATTCAACGAAAGACAACTGTCTTGTCGAGAAGCACTCCTACACTTTATGTGACTTTTTGGGATAAGAGATTTTATTGGGATTAGGTTAAAATCTTTTCGCTTTACCCTTATCAGAACTTTTTGCACTGTTCAAGTTATTTTCATCATTACAAAAGCTATTTAAAATCACTCACTCACACTTCAACACTTTTGCTACCACTATCCCACACTTTTACACTTTCAAGACCTAAAAACTCTCTGAAACCAAAACCCATGTTCGTGTTCTTGTTCATGTTCTTGTTCGTGATCGTCTGTAACAATGGCTCATTAACAACAAAAAGAAGACATTGAACCACAAAAAACTTCAACTGCTCAACCGACTATTCAAGGATCATCGTCTCAACAACAGCCTCAACAAGTGGTAGAAGGACTTCCTGTTCTTCAGTGCTCTATTAATATTTCTCAATCGAATGTTCTTAATAAGTTACATGTAGATTTCAACAATCTCCAAGTAAATGGTATGATCTTTATGCAGAATTGGATTTTCAAGGATGGTGAACGTTCTTTCATCTTCTCAACGGACCAATTTTTTCTGAATTAGTAAAGCAATTTTGGGTTATGGCTCAGGAAACTAGACGGGAAATCTCAGCGTGTGTGATTGGTTTGAATATCTGCAACACTGAAGGATCTATTTCCCAACTTCTTAATCATGATGGTAAAGGAAAGAAGCGATATAACCTTGATGATGGAAGTTTGAGTAAGAAGAAATTGAAACAAGTTGCCTAAAGAATTTTCCAGAATAAGAAAAGTTCTAAATATGTCAAAGATCTACATCATAGTCTCAGAGTATGGGCTAAGATTATTCTAGGTTGCATTCGTTAAAGACCTCCGACGAATGCTCTTGACCACATCAACAATGATGAGAAGTTCATGTTGTATTATCTTGcttttgaaaacaaaataaatCTTCCAGCAGTACTTTTTAAGTATCTAAGGGATATGATTAGGAGTTCTAGAATAGACTCTTCTAATGTAAATACCTGGATACCTCTGGGAAGACTTATCTCACTATTTATGGTTGAAAGAAAATTGGTGGAACTTCTttctcatcagaatcaaaatGAGCTTCTTGTCAAAACTTATAGAAGACCTTTTGATGGAAGAAATTTGAAGTTTATGTCTTTTATTTCTTATGTTATTGATCCTTTAGAAGATCGGACGTCAGAAGATGATATGTATGTTATACCGAGCATAGAAGAAGGATACATGTTTACTACTCGTGATTCTTTAGAATCTATTCTTAAGTATATGGAAGAGTGCTTAATTAATAAGGAATCACCCAATGTATCTCCTCAAGTTGTTATGGAACTTATTGTGAACTTTCCAGGAAAGATTCCTCAACATGTTGTCAGATGCATATATGATAGTGTTGAGTCTTGTGGATATCATGACGATCTTTTGGATGAACCAGAAGAACCTCTtgtaagaaagaaaagaaatgttTCATTTATTCATGTAGATGGACCCTCTGGTACCACAAATTCTCTTGATAATACAGAAGATCCTTTGCAAGCTACTCTACTATCTACAACTAGGTTATATGTTAGTAGATCTTATCAGAATAATAtagtttcattgtccccttcttCTCAATCTCTACCTACCACCTCTGTATTGCCCAAATAACTACTTTTCTAAACCATTTAGAAACCCATAAATCCTCTAGTGATTCTTTAGGTCACGTTCATGTTATCTCATCTGATTCTGAAGAAAAACCTTCTTCCAACTCTGATTCTACCTTGTTTGATAACGACGCACCTGTTACTACATCAAAAAATTCTGATTCGGATATGGATTTTGTTGAATCATTCTCCTCACCTTCTTCTAACCCTATTTCTACTTGTCTGTATTTCTAATCCTTACTCCACACCTTCTAACCCTCTCATCCTTTAAACTGATATTCGTCCTCCACCTTTAAATGACTTACTATATCGTTTTGAAAATGATGCTCTGGATAGACTTCGTCTCTTGACGGATGCTTGCACATAGGGCTTGGATCCTGAAGCAACATATAACATTTGGAATGACTTCAAGAAGTGGATGGATTCAAATGCTTCTGAAGTTCAGTTTTTTTTCTTCAAGAAGGAAATAAGGAAGAAGAATATTGAGATTGGTGCATGCCAGCCTCCTCCAATTCTTATGCTTCCGGCTCCGGAAGTCCATGTGGCTGAAGAGACTGCTTCTGATAAGTAGAATCTCTCCTTTATTGATATTCCTTCTGAGCAGCAAGTAGGTTCTACTTCAGGTGTTGAGAAGTCGCCTGCATCTGGTTCTAGAGATGTGTGTGCTCTGCTTCAACAAACTCTGGATGAGTTTAGAACAGAAAAGGCTTTTGTCAGGGAAAGGTTGGATCTTCAAGATCAACGACATCAAGAACAACAAGCTATTAATGTCGGGATTATGCAACTACTGAGGGAAATTTCTTCCAAGTTTCCTGAGAAGCCTTAGCcatttttttttacctttgtttTCTTTTGGGAACTTAGTTCCTCTTTATTTCAAAATTTTGTACTTTATCTTCTTAATCAACGAAgtttatttttttggttattttgttTAAAGTCTTTTTGATTtctaacaaagggggagaaattAAGATGGTTTAGATATACCTATTCacaaatatcattcccatacaTGTTCTAAGACATTGGAacagagtcaaacatatactgTCATCTTATGGTTACAATGGACATGAGTTTGTTTTATTTCAAAGTATTCAAATTTGAATTAACAAGTTATGCggatgcaggttacttgtcagatcctcaTAATGGTAAATCAAAGACAAGTTACTTGTTTACATGTGGCAGAATGACTATTTTTTGGAGATCTGTGAAACAAACCATAACTGCAACTTCATCTAATCATGCAAAACTTTTGCCACTACATGAGGCAAGTCGAGAATGTGTTTGATTGAGATCCCTAATTCTAGAAAAATAAATACAACAATAATATGTGAAGATAATACTGCATGCATTGCTCAATTGAAAGATAGTTACATTAAAGGAGATCAAACAAAACACATTTTTCCAAAATTCTTTTTCACTCATGATCTTCATATGAGTGATGATATAAGCATCCAACAAATTCGTTCATGTGATAATCTTGCAGACCTTTTTACAAAGTCACTCCTTAGTTAAACTCTTAACTAACTAGTGCAAAAGATTGTCATTCATCGACAAAGAAATGATCATTCAGCTTAGTGAAAGAAATGAATATACTTGAATCATTCCTtcagaaagaaaataatataacaaAGGCTCTTCTTATCTTTTCTCTCTTCTATTGTTTTATtctaattcataaaaaaaaatgaaaataaagacaaaaatgtctaaagaaaaaaaaaagaaagtgttTTATCCTTTCAAATCTTTTCACTTTGGAGGGAGCAAATATTGGCTTTATCATTTTCGTCCTCTCCCTTTCCCTCTGATCAAAAGTGAAACTAAATAAATCAGGGAAGGTCCCCATTTCCGTCAAACTCAAAGAACCAACAAATTCTAGCATTTCAGCGGTTTGAATCTGTTCTATGAAacgctttctttttcttttcgttTTAAGAAAATTGCAAATGTGTCGTTTTGCATCCTTCTAAAGCCAATTCCAATTGTTTCAGATCAAATTACATGAAAGCGAAAACCCTAAATCCATAATCATCATCAGCAGCACCACTGAACACAGAGCTAACCATTGCTTCACTATTACAAACAGGTATAATGGCTTTCATATTCATTCTTCGCACATTGCAAATGCTGAATGATGCTCAGGTAACTCATTTTTTCTACATTATCATCGctgctatgttgattttataTAGTAATCTGATTTCCTTTTGATTGCTAATAAAATATACATAACTTTTTAGCAAATATTTGGATCAGCAAATGGAATTTACAATCAAAACCCGATAACAACCAACAAGTGTTGATGAAATCTTTATTCTTGTCTTCCGAAATATAAAAGGTTTAACTAGTGTCATTATTGCATTTGGCTTGCTGATTGGCCACTTATATTAGGAGTAGTGGATTCACTATCCCATTTATCTGTCACACCCTTAGGAGAAGGCGTTATCTTTTTATCCTTCGACAATTTCACCTCAACATGGTCGGATGAAGGTGGTGACAGTGAACGAACATTGATACGTGATATACCTGCTCCATGAGCTATTACTTCCTCTACATGTCCAAACTTATCCACCCCACTCCCATTATCAATTCTCCTCAGCACCTCTAAAACGTCATCCATGGAAGGCCTCAATTCCTTATCCCGTTGCAAACACTGAAAAGCCAGTTCTGCTATTGAAACTATTTTTCTTTTAACATCACTATCTGACTCAAAACCAAGGGTAGGATCCACGAGTTCACTGATTGCACTTTTTTGAATCTTCCTTATGGCTAGATTTGCTAAGTTTATCTCTTCCTTATCTCTACTCATATCAACTGCAGGCATAGATGATATCAGCTCAACAAGCACAACCCCAAAACTGTAAACATCACTCTTGCTTGTAAGCCTGTAGCACTGATGATATTCCGGATCCACATAGCCTGGGGTTCCTTGCGGAGCCGTGGAGACATGTGTGACATCATTTGGGAACAGTTTTGACAGTCCAAAATCTGCTACTTTAATGCAAAAGGTATCGTCAAGGAGAATGTTGTTTGTTTTCACATCACGGTGAATGATTTCAGAAGCATGGAGATAAGCCAAAGCACTAGCAGTCCCTAAGGCAACTTTCATTCGAATATGCCATGGCAAAAATCCAGATTCACCACGCAGATGACTGGCGACAGTTCCATTTGAAATGTATTCGTATACAAGCAGTAGTTCATGACTATGATGCGAAGTGCAGCCATAAAGAGTGACTAGATTTTTGTGGCGCAAGCGAGTGAGGATTTTGATTTCATTCATGAACTGTTCAACTCGTTTGACGTTGTGCTGATAAAGGCGCTTCACAGCAACTTCACGTCCATCTTTTAGTTTTCCTAGATGTTAAAGATGAAAGTAAGAGTTATTATATACTTATATAGATATGGGGAAGATGTTCTAATTAAACCTACCACCCTTTTCATAGACAGTGTTTTAGTATGATTGTGAAACATACCATAATAAACAGTCCCAAATCCTCCTTCTCCGAGTTCTCTTGAACTGTCAAATTTTTTTGTTGCTACTTCAAGATCCTTAAAGGAAAACACTGGCACCCCATTGTAGAAACTGTCACTCTCTGtgtatttgttgttgaaattaGGAACACGTCGTTTACAGCGCCATGTAATCAGCAATCCAGTTATAATAACGACAGGGAGTCCAATGCCTAGAAATCAATAAAGGGgaggaaaattaaataattaatagaaTATTATCTTGAAGAGCATGCAAAAGGAATTTGAAATACTTTCTGATTGACTGCTTACTCGACTATTATGTCCTTAACCATCCAAACTTTGATAGGTCTATAAATAAGGGAAATAAACATATAGGCAAAACATTTTATTGTGAGACGTTAAGTTCTGACATAAAAATATTCATTCCTGCTAAAAAGGGAGAGTAGAGTATAAAAGACATGGAATATGTGTGTACTATGTTTCTAAGGATCATTCAATTTTAAGACATGCGAAATTAAAGAAACCTCTATGTCAAAGGAACATTACCAATTCCTAACTTCCAAGCCAATCTTTTATCCTCTGCAACAGAAATCAAAGAAACCGGTTACTTCAAAACAGACAATTATTGATAGTACGTACAAGGCAggaaatatcaattggacaaatTCAACAGTATTGAAAACAGTCTAGTGTTACTGAAACTTTGGCTTCAATTATTGCTATAAGCTTTAAACTGCAAGTAATAGAATTGTATTTTGCTGATAACCTCTTTATTAAAGATCATTGTTGTAATTATGTGTATAT encodes:
- the LOC131642934 gene encoding LEAF RUST 10 DISEASE-RESISTANCE LOCUS RECEPTOR-LIKE PROTEIN KINASE-like 1.1, which translates into the protein MTSLFIFKSLIFFQFLLVSAQDHETCPTAFSCGYLGQITFPFTVPQRPHCGALAIHNCENATAPKTIQLGSPPSKQFFTVPYVEGDTITVRENEAQRKTLRSKNCQAIRNFPVPPTSPLASFYIKYNITMFKCNHSLSVIPPKSFQNYKNCSGYNIYYYYLQNSSGNFTVPSSLARCKVYQVAIRDSPSDDLFDFLSAEIQIKVQLSDDCNKCLRHQGGRCQLDIHKNFYCVKEDKRLAWKLGIGIGLPVVIITGLLITWRCKRRVPNFNNKYTESDSFYNGVPVFSFKDLEVATKKFDSSRELGEGGFGTVYYGKLKDGREVAVKRLYQHNVKRVEQFMNEIKILTRLRHKNLVTLYGCTSHHSHELLLVYEYISNGTVASHLRGESGFLPWHIRMKVALGTASALAYLHASEIIHRDVKTNNILLDDTFCIKVADFGLSKLFPNDVTHVSTAPQGTPGYVDPEYHQCYRLTSKSDVYSFGVVLVELISSMPAVDMSRDKEEINLANLAIRKIQKSAISELVDPTLGFESDSDVKRKIVSIAELAFQCLQRDKELRPSMDDVLEVLRRIDNGSGVDKFGHVEEVIAHGAGISRINVRSLSPPSSDHVEVKLSKDKKITPSPKGVTDKWDSESTTPNISGQSASQMQ